A stretch of Candidatus Eremiobacteraceae bacterium DNA encodes these proteins:
- a CDS encoding ABC transporter permease, translating to MSTVWLLIKREFVERVRQRSFIVATALGVVLIIGLALIPSMIAGFASSTSTKFIVATPDSGTTTAVEKALEKTGNIVETDPTIHPTTGDLPPSLRAKLMRGKYDAALIAYRDEKHQLAFAYYPKSSNALQNADDVRSSLQRAVILADVSATQRDAVSQALKFPFDVHSLNARYKNANDEFFSQGIVYFLLIILYIAVITYGMQVATGVIEEKANRIMEVMIGAARPTQLLAGKIFGISAVALLQLTINAVAAAVAAIIAGVLYGSSPNGQQAVALAQKTQSAQQQQLTHLIATQGLPHVPWGTLAFLIVFFFLGFFSYAAIYAGVGSLLSKPEEVQQYSMVFMAPIIAAYVLAIFALQFPDLNIVVWGSMIPLVSPLLMFTRISTTDVPAWQIAVSIGGSLLAIWGLTILAGKLYRVGVLMYGKPPRPSEIWRALRAHT from the coding sequence ATGAGCACGGTGTGGCTGCTCATCAAGCGCGAATTCGTCGAGCGCGTGCGCCAACGGTCGTTCATCGTCGCAACGGCCCTCGGCGTCGTGCTCATCATCGGGCTGGCGCTCATCCCATCGATGATCGCCGGTTTCGCGAGTTCGACGTCGACGAAGTTCATCGTCGCGACGCCGGATTCGGGGACGACGACCGCGGTCGAGAAGGCACTTGAGAAGACCGGGAATATCGTCGAGACCGACCCGACGATCCACCCGACGACGGGCGATCTCCCGCCTTCATTGAGGGCGAAGCTCATGCGGGGGAAATACGACGCCGCGCTTATCGCCTATCGCGACGAGAAGCACCAGCTCGCGTTTGCGTACTACCCGAAGTCGTCGAACGCGCTTCAGAACGCCGACGATGTCCGATCATCGCTTCAGCGAGCTGTCATACTCGCCGACGTGAGCGCGACGCAGCGCGACGCCGTTTCCCAAGCGCTCAAGTTCCCGTTCGACGTCCACAGCCTGAACGCGCGCTACAAGAACGCGAACGATGAATTCTTTTCCCAAGGCATCGTCTATTTTCTGCTCATCATCTTGTATATCGCCGTCATCACGTACGGCATGCAAGTCGCAACGGGCGTCATCGAAGAGAAGGCGAACCGTATCATGGAGGTCATGATCGGCGCCGCGCGTCCGACGCAGCTGCTGGCAGGCAAGATCTTCGGCATCAGCGCGGTGGCGCTGCTCCAGTTGACGATCAACGCCGTGGCCGCGGCCGTCGCCGCGATCATCGCGGGCGTTCTATACGGATCATCGCCGAACGGCCAGCAAGCTGTGGCGCTCGCGCAGAAGACGCAATCCGCCCAGCAGCAGCAGCTGACGCACCTCATCGCGACGCAGGGCCTACCCCACGTGCCCTGGGGTACGCTCGCATTCCTCATCGTTTTCTTCTTCCTCGGGTTTTTCTCGTACGCGGCCATCTACGCCGGTGTCGGTTCGCTGCTGAGCAAGCCGGAAGAAGTGCAGCAGTACTCCATGGTCTTCATGGCGCCGATCATCGCGGCGTACGTGCTGGCGATCTTCGCGCTGCAGTTCCCGGACCTTAACATCGTCGTCTGGGGCTCGATGATCCCGCTCGTCAGCCCGCTGCTCATGTTCACCCGCATATCGACGACCGACGTGCCCGCATGGCAGATCGCGGTCTCGATCGGCGGGTCGCTGCTCGCGATATGGGGCCTTACGATTCTCGCGGGCAAGCTCTACCGGGTCGGCGTGCTCATGTACGGGAAGCCGCCGCGGCCGAGCGAGATCTGGCGCGCGCTGCGCGCCCATACGTAA
- a CDS encoding beta-ketoacyl-ACP reductase, producing the protein MSERVAIVTGGTRGIGAAITADLASRGCHVAAGYSKDREKADELRKNLPDHSVSIHQGRVDDPASCERVVKEVLRDFGRIDYLVNNAGITIDKTVRKMTPDEWHQVLQVNLSGAFHMTKAVLEHMLERGSGRIVNISSVIGETGNVGQANYAASKAGLFGLTKSLALEMARKGITVNCVAPGFIETEMVGAMPKAVLDTVIERIPLRRLGRPEEVARVVRFLLEDEAGYITGAIYSVNGGLEM; encoded by the coding sequence TTGAGCGAACGCGTCGCCATCGTCACGGGCGGCACACGCGGCATCGGCGCCGCGATCACCGCCGACCTCGCCTCGCGCGGCTGCCACGTCGCCGCCGGCTACAGCAAGGACCGCGAGAAAGCGGACGAGCTGCGGAAAAACCTTCCCGACCATTCGGTCTCGATCCATCAGGGCCGCGTCGATGATCCGGCGTCGTGCGAGCGCGTCGTCAAAGAGGTCCTGCGCGATTTCGGCCGCATCGACTACCTCGTCAACAACGCCGGCATCACGATAGATAAAACCGTGCGGAAGATGACGCCCGACGAGTGGCATCAAGTTCTCCAAGTGAATCTCTCGGGTGCTTTCCATATGACCAAAGCGGTGCTCGAGCACATGCTCGAGCGGGGATCGGGGCGTATCGTCAACATCAGTTCCGTCATCGGCGAGACCGGCAACGTCGGTCAGGCGAACTACGCTGCGTCAAAAGCCGGATTGTTCGGCCTCACGAAGAGTCTCGCGCTCGAGATGGCGCGAAAGGGCATCACCGTGAACTGCGTCGCGCCGGGCTTCATCGAGACCGAGATGGTCGGCGCCATGCCGAAAGCCGTGCTCGATACAGTCATCGAACGGATCCCATTACGCCGGCTCGGCCGGCCGGAAGAGGTCGCGCGCGTCGTGCGATTCTTGCTCGAAGACGAGGCCGGCTACATCACCGGCGCGATCTACAGCGTCAACGGCGGATTGGAGATGTAG
- a CDS encoding 3-oxoacyl-ACP reductase yields MNNSSLDGRVAIVTGGARGIGAAIARALSADGARVAITGLGGDAAAGATLAGELGSDRCRFYESDVGDFDGCTGLVGSVLRDFDHVDILVNNAGITRDHTVRKLAVQDWLDVIKTNLNGPFFMIKSVLDHMIERGYGRIVSMSSVIAHTGNVGQANYAASKAGLLGLTKCVALETASRGITANCVAPGFIDTDMVAAMPAAAKEASLAHVPEHRLGKPDEVARVVRFLVDENASFITGTVVNVNGGLYM; encoded by the coding sequence TTGAACAACAGTTCTCTTGACGGGCGCGTCGCGATCGTCACCGGCGGCGCGCGCGGCATCGGTGCGGCTATCGCGCGCGCATTGTCGGCCGACGGGGCTCGCGTCGCGATCACCGGCCTGGGCGGCGATGCCGCTGCGGGCGCGACGCTCGCCGGCGAGCTCGGCAGCGACCGCTGCCGCTTCTACGAAAGCGACGTCGGCGATTTCGACGGCTGTACCGGTTTGGTCGGCTCCGTTCTTCGCGACTTCGATCACGTCGACATACTCGTCAACAACGCCGGGATCACGCGCGACCACACCGTCCGCAAGCTCGCGGTCCAGGACTGGCTTGACGTCATCAAGACGAATCTCAACGGTCCGTTCTTCATGATCAAGTCGGTTTTGGACCACATGATCGAACGCGGTTACGGCCGCATCGTCAGCATGAGTTCGGTGATCGCGCACACGGGCAACGTCGGCCAGGCGAACTACGCGGCTTCAAAAGCCGGTCTCCTCGGCCTCACGAAGTGCGTCGCGCTCGAGACGGCATCGCGCGGCATCACGGCGAATTGCGTCGCACCCGGCTTCATCGACACCGACATGGTCGCCGCGATGCCGGCGGCGGCGAAAGAGGCGAGCCTCGCGCACGTCCCCGAACATCGGCTCGGAAAGCCGGATGAGGTCGCGCGCGTCGTCCGTTTCCTCGTGGACGAGAACGCGAGCTTCATAACCGGAACGGTCGTGAACGTCAACGGAGGTCTGTACATGTGA
- a CDS encoding alpha/beta fold hydrolase translates to MIGSIPVEELGYGMDIAGVDPAALGEAVRAVVADVMSDPLRLTTWMTKVSLGEQTLGLNMLRRLAGEKPDAAAVPGSGDRRFADAAWQENPMLASMAEAYLVRARAALELVDVSRVPEATRRKARFALGMLMDSLAPSNVPWINPAVVREAMNTGGASLVRGMENFIEDVRTNSGRPRQVDTAPFQIGKNIAATPGRIVLRNELIELIAYEPQTSTVFEQPLLFSPPWINKYYIMDLAPKRSFAEWAVTHGFTTFCISYRNPDESMARLSMDDYFRLGLLAAIDRVQELTGAKTVNLAALCLGGTMAALALAYFAERGEGKRIGWTTLTNALVDFSEPGELGVFTDEQTIERLESKMAERGFLESTEMSGTFDWLRGNDLVWNYVVTNWYMGRKPPAFDILAWNSDGTRMPAAMHSQYLRSCYLQNSLVHKAAFSLLGAPIDFSKVKTPLYVLGAETDHIAPWRATYRTTQIVGGDARFVLTSSGHVAGIVNPPDNPKASYWTLDGPIKGMSAEQWRAKAQKHQGSWWEDWAAWASARSGKRVAPPKLPPGDPAPGGYVRGIVGEPTVAAAKQKPARSNGKPKPKNGARRASRSNKSGRS, encoded by the coding sequence GTGATCGGCTCGATACCGGTCGAAGAGCTCGGATACGGCATGGATATCGCCGGCGTCGATCCCGCGGCGCTCGGCGAAGCCGTCCGCGCCGTCGTCGCCGACGTCATGTCCGATCCGCTGCGCCTGACGACGTGGATGACGAAGGTGAGCCTCGGCGAGCAAACGCTCGGGCTGAACATGCTCCGACGGCTCGCTGGCGAGAAACCCGATGCGGCCGCCGTTCCCGGTTCCGGCGACCGGCGATTCGCCGACGCCGCTTGGCAAGAAAATCCGATGCTGGCGTCGATGGCCGAGGCGTATCTCGTGCGGGCGCGGGCAGCACTCGAGCTCGTCGACGTATCGCGCGTTCCGGAGGCGACGCGCCGCAAAGCGCGCTTCGCGCTCGGCATGCTCATGGATTCGCTCGCGCCGTCGAACGTGCCGTGGATCAACCCGGCTGTCGTGCGCGAAGCGATGAACACCGGCGGCGCGTCGCTCGTCCGCGGCATGGAGAACTTCATCGAAGACGTCCGAACGAATAGCGGCCGTCCGCGCCAAGTCGACACGGCGCCGTTCCAGATCGGCAAGAACATCGCGGCGACGCCCGGGCGCATCGTGCTCCGCAACGAGCTCATCGAGCTCATCGCGTACGAGCCGCAGACGTCGACCGTCTTCGAACAGCCGCTGCTGTTCAGCCCACCGTGGATCAACAAGTACTACATCATGGATCTCGCGCCGAAGCGCTCGTTCGCGGAGTGGGCGGTCACGCACGGATTCACGACCTTCTGCATCAGCTATCGTAACCCGGACGAATCGATGGCGCGCCTGTCGATGGACGACTATTTCCGACTCGGACTGCTCGCGGCGATCGACCGCGTCCAGGAATTGACCGGTGCGAAGACGGTGAACCTCGCGGCGCTATGCCTTGGCGGAACGATGGCCGCGCTCGCGCTTGCCTATTTCGCGGAGCGCGGCGAAGGCAAACGCATCGGCTGGACGACGCTCACGAACGCGCTCGTCGACTTCTCCGAGCCCGGCGAGCTCGGCGTGTTCACCGACGAGCAGACGATCGAGCGGCTCGAGAGTAAGATGGCTGAGCGCGGTTTTCTCGAGTCGACGGAGATGTCGGGGACCTTCGATTGGCTGCGCGGCAACGATCTCGTCTGGAACTACGTCGTGACGAACTGGTACATGGGCCGAAAGCCGCCCGCGTTCGACATCCTCGCATGGAACAGCGACGGTACGAGGATGCCTGCCGCGATGCACTCGCAGTACCTGCGCTCGTGCTATCTGCAGAATTCGCTGGTCCACAAAGCCGCGTTCTCGCTGCTCGGCGCGCCGATCGACTTCTCGAAGGTGAAGACACCGCTCTACGTGCTTGGCGCGGAGACGGACCACATCGCACCTTGGCGCGCGACCTATCGCACGACGCAGATCGTGGGCGGCGACGCGCGCTTCGTCCTGACGTCGAGCGGTCACGTCGCCGGCATCGTCAACCCGCCGGACAACCCGAAGGCATCGTACTGGACGCTGGACGGACCGATCAAGGGCATGTCGGCCGAACAGTGGCGAGCGAAAGCGCAAAAGCATCAGGGCAGCTGGTGGGAAGATTGGGCCGCCTGGGCGTCGGCGCGATCCGGCAAACGCGTCGCGCCGCCGAAGCTCCCGCCGGGAGATCCGGCTCCGGGCGGCTACGTCAGAGGCATCGTCGGCGAACCGACAGTCGCGGCCGCGAAGCAGAAACCAGCGCGATCGAACGGTAAGCCGAAACCGAAGAACGGGGCGAGACGTGCGAGTCGATCAAACAAGTCCGGCCGTTCCTGA
- a CDS encoding helix-turn-helix transcriptional regulator, producing the protein MSDKDEPLRGFGDFLKAQRELANLSLRQLSEMAKVSNPYLSQLERGMYKPSAEVLKNIAEALHISAETVFAQAGLFYPESRDEHGLVSSVEDAIKLDKRLSTDQKETLIRIYRGFVERA; encoded by the coding sequence ATGAGCGACAAGGACGAACCGCTGCGGGGTTTCGGCGACTTCCTCAAAGCGCAGCGCGAGCTTGCGAATCTCTCACTCCGCCAACTGTCGGAGATGGCAAAGGTCTCGAACCCATACCTGAGCCAGCTCGAGCGCGGGATGTACAAGCCATCGGCGGAGGTGCTCAAGAACATCGCCGAAGCGCTCCACATCTCGGCCGAAACGGTCTTCGCCCAGGCCGGTCTGTTCTATCCCGAATCTCGGGACGAGCACGGCTTGGTATCGAGCGTCGAGGACGCGATCAAGCTTGATAAGCGCCTCTCGACCGACCAAAAGGAGACGCTCATACGAATTTATAGGGGATTCGTCGAGCGCGCTTGA
- a CDS encoding glycine--tRNA ligase, producing the protein MTRPMPSMDEITALAKRRGFIFQSSEIYGGVNGVWDYGPLGVELKRNVREAWWRDNVSLRDDVVGVDTAIIMHTDVWRASGHLENFHDQMVDCKTCKKRWRADHLTSDRCPACGNATLTEPRDFNMMFKTFVGAMEDASSTAYLRPETAQGIFVDFKLIAQTARMKPPFGIAQIGKAFRNEITPGNFTFRSREFEQMELEFFVPRSPEGEDLRWYRYWVDERYDWFMRLGMLPSRLHKHEYEGDELAHYSKATTDLEYDWPFGTSELEGIAHRGVYDLTQHVEASGKDLAFFDEESKEKYLPTVIEPSLGVDRALLAFLIDAYEKEADRTVLRFHPRLAPYKVAVFPLVRNKPDIVEVATRIEKSLRPSFRTTLDDSGNVGKRYYRQDEIGTPYCVTVDYESLDKQDVTVRDRDTKEQVRVSIDKLEVYLRERLQL; encoded by the coding sequence ATGACGCGGCCGATGCCGAGCATGGATGAGATCACGGCGCTTGCGAAGCGCCGCGGTTTCATATTCCAGTCGAGCGAGATCTACGGCGGCGTCAACGGCGTGTGGGACTACGGACCGCTCGGTGTCGAGCTCAAGCGAAACGTCCGCGAGGCCTGGTGGCGCGACAACGTGTCGCTGCGCGACGACGTCGTCGGCGTCGACACGGCGATCATCATGCACACGGACGTCTGGCGCGCGTCGGGGCATCTCGAGAACTTCCACGACCAGATGGTCGACTGCAAGACGTGCAAGAAACGCTGGCGCGCCGACCATCTCACGAGCGACCGTTGCCCGGCTTGCGGCAATGCGACGCTCACCGAGCCGCGCGACTTCAACATGATGTTCAAGACGTTCGTCGGCGCGATGGAAGACGCGTCGTCGACCGCGTATCTGCGGCCGGAGACTGCGCAAGGCATCTTCGTCGATTTCAAGCTCATCGCGCAAACCGCGCGGATGAAGCCGCCGTTCGGCATCGCGCAGATCGGCAAGGCCTTCCGCAACGAGATCACTCCCGGCAACTTCACGTTCCGCTCGCGCGAGTTCGAGCAGATGGAGCTCGAGTTCTTCGTTCCCCGGTCGCCCGAAGGCGAGGACCTGCGCTGGTACCGCTACTGGGTCGACGAGCGCTACGACTGGTTCATGCGGCTCGGCATGTTGCCTTCCCGGCTGCACAAGCACGAGTACGAGGGCGACGAGCTCGCGCACTACAGCAAGGCGACGACCGATCTCGAATACGACTGGCCGTTCGGCACCTCTGAACTCGAGGGGATCGCGCATCGCGGCGTCTACGATCTGACGCAGCACGTCGAGGCGAGCGGCAAAGATCTCGCGTTCTTCGACGAAGAGTCGAAGGAGAAGTATCTGCCGACCGTCATCGAGCCCTCGCTCGGCGTCGATCGCGCTCTGCTCGCGTTCTTGATCGACGCGTACGAGAAAGAAGCCGATCGCACGGTGTTGCGTTTCCATCCGCGTCTAGCTCCGTACAAAGTCGCGGTGTTCCCGCTCGTGCGCAACAAGCCGGATATCGTCGAGGTCGCGACGCGGATCGAGAAATCGCTGCGTCCGTCGTTCCGCACGACGCTCGACGACTCGGGCAACGTCGGCAAGCGCTACTACAGACAGGACGAGATCGGCACGCCGTACTGCGTCACCGTCGATTATGAATCGCTCGATAAGCAAGACGTAACGGTCCGCGACCGTGACACCAAAGAGCAGGTGCGCGTGTCGATCGACAAACTCGAAGTCTACCTGCGCGAACGGTTACAACTGTAG
- a CDS encoding Lrp/AsnC family transcriptional regulator yields MLDELDREILGIVSRDGRISYRDLGTRVSLSANAAAERLRRLVRLGVITGFHASVDHARVGRSLLALIDVRLPPALSRSGFETSVKDIPGVLSATLMTGKSDYQLRVACRDTDDLDTVIGALREKTGVQDTYSRLVLREISV; encoded by the coding sequence GTGCTTGATGAACTCGACAGGGAAATTCTCGGCATCGTGTCGCGGGATGGGCGGATAAGCTACCGCGACCTCGGCACACGCGTCAGCCTGAGTGCGAACGCAGCCGCGGAAAGACTGCGACGCCTCGTGAGACTTGGCGTCATCACAGGTTTTCACGCTTCGGTCGATCACGCGCGTGTCGGGCGTTCGCTCCTCGCGCTCATCGACGTGCGCCTTCCGCCGGCGCTGTCGCGATCGGGCTTCGAAACGTCGGTGAAAGATATCCCCGGCGTGTTGAGCGCGACGCTCATGACTGGCAAGTCGGACTATCAGTTGCGCGTCGCATGTCGCGACACCGACGATCTCGACACGGTCATCGGCGCGCTGCGCGAAAAGACCGGCGTGCAAGACACGTACAGCCGGCTCGTGCTGCGAGAGATCTCGGTCTAG
- the ppdK gene encoding pyruvate, phosphate dikinase, protein MLADIVRKPMPPLPPPKRVQTKKLDPPTKLNLVKMTYSFEEGGAELRDLLGGKGAGLGEMTRIGLPVPPGFTITTEVCRRYMELGRQLPPGLEEEIHRRVAELERKTGKEFGGETDPLLVSVRSGARVSMPGMMDTVLNLGLNNRTCNALVVLTKNDKFAWDAYRRFVQMFATVVLGMKREPFDEVVKRYIAKARIESESDLTALAFRNMTSEFKALVRHHTKKDFPEDVFVQLRMAVEAVFNSWNSKRAIEYRKHERIPDWWGTAVNVVAMVFGNMGEDSGTGVAFTRNPSTGDKKLYGEFLPNAQGEDVVSGSRTPFPIAELEKRNPKLYKQFADIAASLEKHYHDMQDIEFTVERGKLYVLQCRSGKRSAAAAIQIAADMVKEHLIQREEALTRIDPGSIQALLHAQLDEKARGTPLTKGLNAAPGAAAGIVVFDPDTAVEMKRENKKTILVRPMTTPDDVHGMIAAEGILTSQGGATSHAAVVARGMGKPAVVGTESILIDLRSRTFTVKGHVVREGDSITIDGTTGNVYLGELPMQAARLSPQFQHILAWADDFKRLGVYANADTPEDAQKARDFGAEGIGLCRTEHMFMQTERLPVVQEMIMAETPDSRRKCLEQLLPMQRDDFRGILKAMKGLPVTIRLLDPPLHEFLPSLEDLLVETTELRVSKADPSLLAKKEKVLRRVRALHETNPMLGLRVCRLGIVYPEIYQMQVRGIMEAAAELKKEKVDVRPLIMIPGVGTVTEMKALRDLVVNEAERILKEAGVKVHYEVGTMIELPRACLVAHRIAEHAEFFSFGTNDLTQTVFGYSRDDAEGSFIPVYLDRKILREDPFQVIDQDGVGEMMKMAMERGRMTRDDMKIGICGEHGGDPTSVEFCHKIGLDYVSCSPFRVPVARLAAARSVLREQAEAAAAASDGKKKKVDQD, encoded by the coding sequence GTGCTCGCCGACATCGTCCGCAAGCCGATGCCGCCGCTGCCGCCGCCGAAACGTGTCCAAACGAAGAAGCTCGACCCGCCGACGAAGCTCAACCTCGTCAAGATGACGTATTCGTTCGAGGAGGGCGGCGCGGAACTGCGCGATCTCCTCGGCGGAAAAGGCGCCGGTCTCGGCGAGATGACGCGCATCGGCTTGCCGGTGCCGCCCGGATTCACGATCACGACAGAAGTTTGCCGGCGCTACATGGAGCTCGGGCGCCAACTCCCGCCGGGACTCGAGGAAGAGATCCACCGGCGCGTCGCCGAGCTCGAGCGCAAGACCGGCAAGGAGTTCGGCGGCGAGACCGATCCGCTGCTCGTGTCGGTCCGCTCAGGCGCGCGCGTCAGCATGCCGGGCATGATGGACACGGTCCTCAATCTCGGCCTCAACAACCGCACGTGCAACGCGCTCGTCGTCCTCACGAAGAACGACAAGTTCGCGTGGGATGCGTACCGGCGTTTCGTCCAGATGTTCGCGACCGTCGTGCTCGGCATGAAGCGCGAGCCGTTCGATGAGGTCGTCAAGCGCTACATCGCCAAGGCGCGCATCGAATCGGAATCCGATCTCACAGCGCTCGCCTTCCGCAATATGACGAGCGAGTTCAAAGCGCTCGTGCGGCATCACACGAAAAAGGATTTCCCAGAAGACGTCTTCGTCCAGCTGCGCATGGCGGTCGAAGCGGTCTTCAACTCGTGGAACAGCAAGCGCGCGATCGAGTATCGCAAGCACGAACGCATCCCCGATTGGTGGGGCACCGCGGTGAACGTCGTCGCGATGGTCTTCGGCAATATGGGCGAGGACTCGGGCACGGGAGTCGCGTTCACGCGCAACCCCTCGACCGGCGACAAGAAACTCTACGGCGAGTTCTTGCCGAACGCGCAGGGCGAAGATGTCGTGTCGGGCAGCCGCACGCCGTTCCCGATCGCCGAGCTCGAGAAGCGCAACCCGAAGCTCTACAAACAGTTCGCCGACATCGCCGCGTCGCTCGAGAAGCATTACCACGACATGCAGGACATCGAGTTCACCGTCGAGCGCGGCAAGCTCTACGTGCTGCAATGCCGCAGCGGCAAGCGAAGCGCAGCGGCCGCGATCCAGATCGCGGCGGACATGGTCAAGGAGCACCTCATCCAGCGCGAGGAGGCGCTCACGCGGATCGATCCAGGATCGATCCAGGCGCTGCTCCACGCGCAGCTCGACGAGAAAGCTCGCGGAACGCCCCTTACGAAAGGCCTCAACGCGGCGCCGGGCGCGGCCGCTGGCATCGTCGTCTTCGATCCGGACACCGCCGTCGAGATGAAGCGCGAGAACAAGAAGACGATCCTCGTCCGGCCGATGACGACACCCGATGACGTCCACGGCATGATCGCGGCGGAAGGCATTCTCACGTCGCAGGGCGGCGCGACGTCGCACGCGGCCGTCGTCGCCCGCGGCATGGGCAAGCCGGCGGTCGTCGGGACCGAATCGATCCTCATCGACCTTCGGTCGCGTACGTTCACCGTGAAAGGTCACGTCGTCCGCGAGGGTGATTCGATCACGATCGACGGCACGACCGGCAACGTCTACCTCGGCGAGCTGCCGATGCAGGCGGCGCGGCTTTCGCCCCAGTTCCAGCACATCCTCGCATGGGCCGACGATTTCAAACGGCTCGGCGTCTATGCGAACGCCGACACGCCCGAAGACGCGCAAAAGGCGCGCGACTTCGGCGCCGAAGGCATCGGGCTGTGCCGCACCGAGCACATGTTCATGCAGACCGAGCGTCTGCCGGTCGTCCAAGAGATGATCATGGCGGAGACGCCCGACTCGAGACGCAAATGTCTCGAGCAACTGCTGCCGATGCAGCGCGACGATTTCCGGGGCATCCTCAAGGCGATGAAGGGGTTGCCGGTGACGATCCGGCTGCTCGATCCGCCGCTCCACGAGTTCTTGCCGAGCCTCGAAGATCTGCTCGTCGAGACGACCGAGCTGCGCGTGAGCAAAGCCGATCCGTCGCTGCTCGCGAAAAAGGAGAAGGTCCTCAGGCGCGTGCGCGCGCTCCACGAGACCAATCCGATGCTCGGCTTGCGCGTGTGCCGCCTCGGCATCGTCTATCCCGAGATCTATCAGATGCAGGTACGCGGGATCATGGAGGCCGCTGCCGAGCTGAAGAAAGAGAAGGTCGACGTGCGCCCGCTCATCATGATCCCCGGCGTAGGGACCGTGACCGAGATGAAAGCGCTGCGCGACCTCGTCGTCAACGAAGCGGAGCGTATCCTCAAAGAAGCGGGCGTCAAGGTCCATTACGAGGTCGGCACGATGATCGAGCTGCCGCGCGCGTGCCTCGTCGCGCATCGCATCGCCGAGCATGCCGAGTTCTTCTCGTTCGGCACGAACGACCTGACGCAGACGGTTTTCGGCTACTCGCGCGACGATGCCGAGGGCTCGTTCATCCCGGTCTATCTCGACCGCAAGATCTTGCGCGAGGACCCGTTCCAAGTCATCGATCAAGACGGCGTCGGCGAGATGATGAAGATGGCGATGGAGCGCGGCCGTATGACGCGCGACGACATGAAGATCGGCATCTGCGGCGAGCACGGCGGCGACCCGACCTCGGTCGAGTTCTGCCACAAGATCGGGCTCGACTACGTGTCGTGTTCGCCGTTCCGCGTGCCCGTCGCGCGCCTTGCGGCCGCGCGCTCGGTGCTGCGCGAGCAGGCGGAGGCCGCCGCAGCGGCGTCTGACGGTAAGAAGAAGAAAGTCGATCAAGACTGA
- a CDS encoding deoxyguanosinetriphosphate triphosphohydrolase, which translates to MPTTHTIREELEAREAATLSPHAALSKDSRGRRTPEEPDPVRTCFQRDRDRIVHAKAFRRLMHKTQVFLTPLGDHYRTRLTHSIEVMQLSRSIARGLNLNEDLAEAIALGHDLGHSPFGHAGESALTEAWSKYEPGAKFIHSQQSLRVVMYIERRGEKIGLNLTEEVLDGIGKHSKNKGSLAGWQDLPFTLEGQIVRYCDRLAYINHDIDDAIRAGVIAESDLPRKAVETLGPSGSIRIETVVQDMIAQCRGKDEIKLSDPVLEAVEAIKDFMFRNVYLNDAAKREEPKAQNIVKRLFEYYMEHPHELSPEFTNGLPADDTLGRRVCDYIAGFTDRFAIKRFRELFVDPLEAQVPKEWDV; encoded by the coding sequence ATGCCCACCACCCACACCATCCGCGAAGAGCTCGAGGCGCGCGAGGCGGCGACCCTCTCGCCGCACGCGGCGCTCTCGAAGGACTCGCGCGGCAGGCGGACGCCCGAAGAGCCCGATCCTGTTCGGACGTGTTTCCAACGCGACCGCGACCGCATCGTGCACGCCAAAGCGTTCCGGCGCCTCATGCACAAGACGCAGGTCTTCCTCACGCCGCTCGGCGACCACTATCGGACCCGCCTCACGCATTCGATCGAGGTCATGCAGCTTTCGCGCTCGATCGCGCGCGGCCTCAATCTCAACGAAGACCTCGCTGAAGCGATCGCGCTCGGTCACGACCTCGGCCATTCGCCGTTCGGCCACGCGGGCGAATCCGCGCTCACCGAAGCATGGTCGAAGTACGAGCCCGGTGCGAAGTTCATCCATTCGCAACAGAGCTTGCGGGTCGTCATGTACATCGAGCGCCGCGGCGAAAAAATCGGCTTGAACCTCACCGAAGAGGTGCTCGACGGCATCGGCAAGCACAGCAAGAACAAAGGCAGCCTCGCGGGTTGGCAAGATCTGCCGTTCACGCTCGAAGGTCAGATCGTGCGCTATTGCGACCGGCTCGCATACATCAACCACGACATCGACGACGCGATCCGAGCGGGCGTCATCGCGGAAAGCGATCTGCCGCGCAAAGCGGTCGAAACGCTCGGGCCGAGCGGATCGATCCGCATCGAGACCGTCGTCCAAGACATGATCGCGCAGTGCCGAGGTAAGGACGAGATCAAACTGTCCGATCCGGTGCTCGAAGCGGTCGAGGCGATCAAAGACTTCATGTTCCGCAACGTCTATCTCAACGACGCGGCCAAGCGCGAAGAGCCGAAGGCGCAGAACATCGTCAAGCGTTTGTTCGAATACTACATGGAGCACCCGCACGAGCTGTCGCCGGAGTTCACAAACGGGCTGCCGGCCGACGACACGCTCGGTCGCCGCGTCTGCGACTACATCGCCGGCTTCACCGATCGTTTCGCCATCAAGCGCTTCCGCGAGCTCTTCGTCGATCCGCTCGAAGCGCAAGTGCCGAAGGAGTGGGATGTATGA